ATGTGTAACACTACTTTCTCTTTCACAGGTTAACTTCCCGGGCTCCTCAGCAATCAAGAGCCAACATCTCATTCTATCATTTAATTTAACAATGATCTTTTCCTGTGCCTGCCTTCTGACATCATTTCACAATTCTTTCATTTACCgaaaataaatattttaaatCAAATTCCATGctgtttttatcctttttattccAACAAATCTGTGCTGACGTGAAACATGTGTACGGTACCTTAGACTTTGGGGTTTGAGCCTTGCCTGCCAGGAAGCTGTTCCAGTGTGTGTAGTCGTAACTTCTCATGATCCAGCTAAGACAAAAAGGTTTAGCATTTCTCCAGTTTGTGTTGGCGATACTGAACAGCGACAACACCATCAGGAGGTGGCCAGGACCACTGCCACAAGACCCTTTCATCACACCACAAGGTATTCAGAGCACACCCACCGcctgtacttttatatatatatatatatatatatatatatatatatatatatatatatatatatatatatatatatatatatatatatatatatatcaaatgaagttgagtaatgcagagtagagtcatcgagGTAAGAATGGAtatgacagttcgttttggaaagaagatcatcgatgaacaacagaaagagagtgggagatagaacagagccctgaggaacaccgctgttgataggtttaggggaagaacagtgaccgtttactacagcagtgatagaccgctcagagaggaaactggagataaaggtacagagagaagaatagaaaccgtatactggagggtagtttggaaagcaaagatttgtgccagaccctatcaaaggcttttgatagggtatatatatatatatatatatatatatatatatatatatatatatatatatatatatatatatatatatatatatatatatatatatatatatatatatatatatatatatatatatatatatatatatatatatatatatatatatatatatatatatatatatatatatatatatatatatatatatatatatatatatatatatatatatatatatacatacatatgcgGGTAGGCGGTGATTGAGTGGATAGCATGACGCCGCCGCGTCCAGAACttcgcgggttcgcgccccgcccggtgccacaagtcgggatttttcagtcaccgccgagtggcctagacTACCCATATgccgtccagaagaccacctatcaacccggactctagatttgtCTTTCTAAAAGAGAGAGTCAACaatgagctcgggaggcagcatgagccagcaaGAAGGCGCCACTTGCCTGCACAGCAACAGGctggtgccgaccatcaggccctacccaGCTATTGTGCCACTGGAAGAAatataaaatggaaaaaagagagagagagagagagagagagagagagagagagagagagagagagagagagagagagagagagagaagagagagagagagagagagagagagagagagagagagagagagagagagagagagagagagagagagagagagagagagagagagagagagagagagagagagagagagagagagagagagagagagagagagagagagagagagagagagagagagagagagagagagagagagaaataagaatatCCACAAAACTTTAAACAGATTTTTTTCTACAGAGATAGAAAACTTGCCTGGCATGTGCCACACACGCGCCTGGCTGCCGCAGACGTCAGCAACATGGTCAGCTCGAAACGGGTCTGTGAAGGAGCAAAAACATCAATGTTTATGGCAATAATacgttttatctttatttctagtTAGCATTTAAAAAACTACAGTGTTTATCTTTGTTTTCGTATTTACAAAGAAGAGATTTATAAATTCTTAGAGGAGAAAAATTAGAGCTCGACTACTTTCAAAAGAGTTTTTTTGAGTACCTAGCTCTGCTTTGTGATTCGTTAAATGGTTATCTTTCGAACTAAACAGACACTCCACAAAAATGATCCAGTTGAACCAGTTTTTACCAAACACTCCTGAATCACATATACTAATTATTTGCTATCAACCTGACCTTTGCACATGAAGTCTTGGCTCTATAATCGCTTTCGTAATGCTTCCGTGAAAAATTGCTTCTCCTACACAGCGCCTTCCTGTCACTGTGAGCGGAGAAGATAACAACGCATGTGAGAGCGCACTTCCACGGGGAATATAAAATAATTACGGAAAATCATGAGGGACTGCCATACGGAAAGGATGGGCACAGGTCTTGCGTTCAAGTGCTACAGTCAATCGATAACCTTCAAGTTGCTGAAGATCACTGACAATGTAAACACAAACCCCTTTTTCGGTAATAATGAGGAGCAGAGAGCAAAAAGTCTTCACTGCAACAAAATTTTATGTCTAACGCAACGTCTTTTGACCTTCCTATCAATTGCTGCCCTAAATTCAGGTTAAAGTCAAGGGAACATTTGCTACGCtgttttatcttattcttttttttttataaaggagtTTCTTCTTTTACGAATTTGCTATTTTTCAATAACCACAGAGATTTTAATAACTAAATACGAGGAAGCGGAGAAAAGTCCTTTTCTCGTTTAGATCAGTTTTAAGGCCTCTTATGTACCTCGAAGTCACCAAATGTGGCGGCCCCTAATTATTGATTTTATTAATACGAACGTTTCACAAGATGCCGCAACAAGAGCGACACTATCGCTGAAATATAATGTCCTGTTCTGGTTGTTCCGCGTGCTGTCCGCAGCGCCGGATACAGTGCCACTAATGACATCAGATTCGTGGAAGCGCCAGAGTTCGGACGGACGCGCTGGCCGCCATCCGTTACCAACATGGACAACTTCACTTCTCCAGTTCCTGAAGGAGGACAAATTTTAAACTATAATCTTCGCCTGTACGATTTTTTTACGGACAAAGTAGAAGAGCTTGCCCATGGCAGCTTTTGACTGAGGACTGCTTTGGAGTGCATGTAGAGTGCTAATAGAGAACAAGCTTGGTTAACCCAGCAGTGTTCCTTGGGACAAAAGTTAACATACACGCTAGAGTTCTCTCACCTTCtgaataaaacaacaaacaactgCACCGACACAGTCTACACGCTTCACACACTGGCCGCCTCTGTAGCCACGAGTCTCGACAGATGATGGCAGGAAATGTTTGCATGCTCGCAGGCGGCGCCGCTCCTGTACGCAACAAATCTTCTACCATGGTATGAACATTACCTTATGCAGCCTCTTCTCCTCCAGGACGAAGAACATTCTGTGATGCTTTCAGCAAATCAAGCCTAGCGCAAAGGAGGCATGCAGATATCACCTGTATTTCCTTGTCCCTAAGTAAGACACTCGAAGGTTGTAAGACGAGGTTAAAAGTTAATCAAGTAAAATAGAATCAGACGCAATAATAGGTCCGAGTGAACAAAACCACTATTAAGCATTTAAATATTATCAATTGATTTCATTCAAAAACATTAATTTCCCAGTAAACTTTCCCCAAGAAAAGCAAAACGCATTTAAAGTATATTCCAGAGTATACCAAAGTTATACCATTTTAACCGACTTTCCAGAATATGCTCGCACCTCGAACCTCGTCATTGTCTAAGGCCAATGTCAGCACTACCGCCACACCTCTCTCGGGTGTTTCTGACTCCCAATCAAGGTCAACGAGGGTGTCACGTAATCACCGGGCGCACCACGCCTCGCGGAGCCACACTGGCGCGTATATATACCGGCGCCGCAGAGGAGGCGTCAGACTAACTCCCAAGTCGCAACACCAAACACCATGGCCAAAGCTGTAAGCACCCTGCACCCGCCCTGGCCCCTGCCCCGACCACTCACCCGCCCCTGCCCCTTTGCACCCACTCACAGCAGTGTCAATACAGCACATTAACGATTTCTTTCACTAAGTATCGCAGAAAGACCATCCTCAGTTGTGTGATCCTATGAACACAATGCATCCGCCACACACACCACAACTCACCATTCTACAACGCTTGATAAAACATTATTTCCACGTGACTGTTTACAAAGACTTGTAGGATGcagtgatatgtttaggtaattACGTATAACAGTGAACAGTCTGATATGTTCATGTGCACACACAGACTTCCTTTGAGCACTATATGTTAACGTCATTCTACTGCCCCTTTCCCATAGGCCCCAGCAACCCTCGTGCCACCCCTCGGCAGACAGATGTTGTCTCCTGCCTGTTTAGGGACTAACCCCAGGCTTTCCTGCAGCTCCCCTTCACCACAGTCCTCTCCCTACAAGAGTAACTTTATGACAGCTAGTTATTATTCCCTACTTACCGCTTGACCACCACCTACCCCTTCTACAGCTGTCCTTACACCCcagtcaccccccacccccaagaATTGGCTTACGTCAGCTAGGTAATAGTCCCTACTTATCGGTTGACCAGATCTTAGACTCCTAGACACCCCGCCGGCAGAGTTACTCCCCCACCCCTGAGGCAGCCTTCCCCCGCAGGTATTCTTCGTGCTCTCCGCGCTGCTGGTGCTGGCCGCCGCCATGCCCGAACCCAAGGCTGAGCCGGAGGCCAAAGCTGAACCCGGATACTTTGGCGGCTTCGGCGGCTTTGGCGGCTACGGAGGCTACGGCGGATACGGAGGTTATGGCGGCTATGGCGGTTTCAGACGcttcggcggctatggcggcggctatggcggctacGGAGGCTACGGTGGCTATGGTTACTATGGTAAGtcagtatgcatgtgtgtgtttgtgtgtttacccAGTACTGTTTTTGCCTTCTGACACCACCTCTAAGAGTCTCTGATTGCATACCACTCCATTCCTCCCTTGCCGCTACAATAAAGTTATTTTCTTTAACTTACAAACCACGTGTGATAATAAGTGAGCCTCGCCCGTTCACTCAGCGGCTGAGATGTGTAACGCTACTTTCTCCTTCACAGGTTAACTTCCCGGGCTCCTCGGCAATCACAAGCCAACGCTCTCCGCCTATCATTTAACTTAACAATTATCATTTCCTGTGCCTGCCATCTGACACCATTTCAGAGCACTGTCTTTCATcaacaataaatattttaaaacaaatttctcGCTATTCTTGTCCTTTTTATTCCGGCAATTATGTGCTGACGTGAAAATGTGTACATAACGATACTAAACTGAGCCGTGTCGGCCAGGAGCTGTGGTCCTGTGTGTGTAGTCGTCATGACTCCCAAGAAGCAGCTAAAACAACAAAGTTTCCGGAACACACCCACCGCCTAACAgagttggtgatttttttttttttttaataaaaaaatcagaattttttatttaaatcagatttttttatttaaatcagatttttttttattaatcatatatatatatatatatatatatatatatatatatatatatatatatatatatatatatatatatatatatatatatatatatatatatatatattagtttaaaacacattttggagtgtttttacagcatgttgcatcatctctcacttggttacaatgtgtttgaacctgtcaagcagcccagtagccactgaccaggattgcatcatctctctcaggctctgtcctgttcctcttacatcatgttaggacatagccggacttgtgccactgtgttgtagtttgactgtttaggtgttacaggccagccactcattcctgagctaactgcaagagcgtagagatgtcactgaccacaaggattaatgtatctggtaggaagagtgatccagtgtgggaacattttagcagaattccttcaaagtctgggaaagcatgaagagctatatgcaaacagtgtaaactggagttacaaggaatagtagcaagactgaaaagagccaaatttattgtcataagaattaaaaaccttattttttaaagattttgaatttcgatttcaaagaatttttatgaactactttcaaagaagtgtatcattatttttcaaagactgcttttacagtataaattcaatgtgattttgttttaaatacaggccataataattttctttttaaattaattacttcaggaaataagtacagttcattacaagtaaacctctttgatttccttttttaaatagcatgtggaatttttttgttatactgtattgtaaaaggaagtgctttaatattctactcctcagaaataagtacagttcattacaagtaaaaccctttgatttcatttttttaatggaatgtggaaatttttttgttatactgtattgtaaaaggaagttCTTCAATATTctactcctcagaaataagtacagttcattacaagtaaaaccctttgatttcatttttttaatggaatgtggaaatttttgttgtattgtaaaaggaaacttttagtgttctattcctcaggaatatataaagcaggtgtaagtatgtgtttgtttttatatttttccattacattccatgttggtttgggcagaagtaaatattgatttaaaatcaatgatttttttttaaatcatttgatttaaatcttgatttaaatcttgatttaaatcactgatttaaataatcatgatttaaatcggcCAGCCCTGTCGCCTAAATAATGCCTAGCTTTCTACAACCATTGTTTCCATTACTATACTctcagagagagaaaacgaaataataaaaggaaaaaagctgtgctgataattatttttattcctaAAACAATAAAACATAATCCACAAAATTGCTTTCAAGTTTGTAATACACAAAGAGAGAAAACTTGCCTGAAGTGCGCCACACACGCGTCAGTTTGCCGCGGACGTCTGAAAACGTCGTCAGCTTAAACGTAGAAGGGTATTATGAAAATTACAATACATATCTTTCCTCTCATATATACAAAGAGGTTTTATAATTCTCAGAGGAGGAAACTTAGAGCTCAACTGTTCTGAAAAGGAAAGTATTTTGAGTACTAAGCTCTGCTTTGTTAGTCTTTAAATGGTCACCTTGGTCATCATGACAGACATTTCAAAGGTGATTCAGTTTTTccaaatttacaaaaaaacatctTACCACAAATTCTATTTATctctacttttttgttttttacgtgtacgcctatagcgccggtaggctttctgaggggcctggatggtagtcgccccagcccgtcatggcgcaggcagtgtttatagtggcgccatcttcttgaCATTTGCACACGAAGGTCTTGCATATGCGATCGCTTTCTTTATTAAGAAAACTGCCCCTCCAACACAGCGGCCCCGTGTCACTCTGAGCGGAGAAAACTGCAACTTCCATAAGAGTGCGCTTTTCACGGCGAGTATAGAATCATAACGGAGACTCATGAGGGAGGCGGCGCCTGAGGGACTGCTACACGGAAAGAATGGAGACAGGTATTGCGTTTAGGCAAGTGAGTTCTTTGGACCGCCTCTGAGTTGTAGGTGACTTTTAGCAACTAAAGACCATGAGCAGCGAGCAAAAAAGGCTTCATTGCAAACAACTCATTCTGCCCAACTGAGCATGAACTCAGACGGCCAGCAGGCGACCCTCACGTAAACTGTATAATTGGATGCGATGGACCTGCACGTAGAAGTGTTGTTCTTTGCATCACTTAAAATCTCCTGTTGACCGTTTTGATTATCGCATCGCCCATGAAGGTGCTTCTCTCGTACTGGCGTGGCCTGATACAGTTAGAGACCTGCTCCTCTTACCTTCCCATCACTGTACATTGCTTTGCTCCTCGTCTCCGGCACCTGCAGAACAAGACTCCCTTGCCTTTTCTGTTCAGCTCCGAGGGCAAGATCCATCCTCTGctcgttccttcattccattAATTTATCggctattcctctttctcttctgtccctcctttcactttcttagcCCGAAATTTAGATTCAAAGGTCAAGGAAAATGTTTGCATAAGCAATGTCATCGTATTATTTTTATCAAAAACTGCATAATGGAATTTATTCTTTGTTAAGGAATTTACTGTTCTTCAGAAAAAACAGGGTATGTCAAAAGTttagtaactatatatatatatatatacacatatatatatatatatatatatatatatatatatatatatatatatatatatatatatatatatatatatagatttatatatatatatatatatatagagatttatatatctatatatatatatatatatatatttatttatatatatatatatatatatatatatatatatatagatagatagatagatagatagatagatagatagatggatagatagatatagatagatagatagatatagatagatagatagatggatggatagatagatagatgaatggatatatatatatatatatatatatatatatatatatatatatatatatatatatatatatatatatatatatatatagatagatagatagatagatagatagatagatagatagatagatagatatatatatgatagctatatatatatatatatatatatatatatatatatatatatatatatatatatatatatatatatatatatatatatatatatatatatatatatacacatatatatatatatatatatatatatatatatatagatatatatatatatatatatatatatttttttttttttttacgtcgttgcctgttgcgccggtaggcatctccctggtggggcctgatggtcggcccaaatcttcttccaggtggggcctgatgctcggcccagcccgttctggcgcaggcgagtgtttatagtggcgccatcttgcattggctcatgctgccccccggaactcgttattgattcgcttggacggcttcctctagagtccgggttgatgggtggtcttcaggacagcatgtgggtagttttaagccactcggcggtgacagaaAAATCCGAGTGGTCGAGTGGGGTTTcgcacccatatatatatatatatatatatatatatatatatatatatatatatatatatatatatatatatatatatatatatatatatatatatatatatatatatatatatatatatatatatatatatatatatatatatatatatatatatatatatatatatatatatatatatatatatatatatatatatatatatatatatatatatatatatatatatatatatatatatatatatatatatatatatatatatatatatatatatatatatatacatatatatatatatatatatatatatatatatatatatatatatatatatatatatatgaagaaaaaaattaaattaaataaatgttgcGGCTTCTTATACGTAAttcctcttaatttctcttttgtttatattatttttttcctttcctttatttcttttctttcatcagcAACGTTTTATTTTCGTCCTCtttcggttttcttttcttttgcttttcttcatcttcctcttgttcatgttttttgttcgatgttttttcctttcttttagtttatctcttttatttcctcagaAACATTCTGAATCCACAAATTGTGGCGTCCCCCAATAGTTACTTTTAAGATGGAAGTCGCGCAAGATGCCCAACATGAACGCGCCACTATCACAGAAATAATTATCTAGTCTGGCTCAGAATACTCCGAAGGCGCCGGATACTATGCCATCAGTGACGTCAGATCCGTGTAGGCTCCATAGTTCGGACGGCCGTGCTGGCCACAATCCATAGCTAACATGGACGACTTTCCTTCTCCAGTTCCTGCAGGAGGACCAATGTTAAGCTGTGGTCATCGCTTGTACGGTTTTGTTGGCCAAACAAGAAGAGCTTGGTCATGGCAGCTTCTAACGGAGCGCTGCTTTAAAGTAAAAATCTGGAGTGCTGATGGAGACCATGATAAGCCTTATCCAGCAGCGTCCCATGGCACACAAGCTGCCATACATGCTGGAGTTCTGGCACTTCAGAATAAAATGGCACACACACTGCACCAGCACTATACGTATACATGCCTCACACAGGTGAAGACTGGCCGCCTCTGTAGCCACGAGTCTCCTCAGAGGATGGTAGAATAATTTTCGTGTTCACAGGCGGCGCCACACGTTCGCCAAAACTCTTCCACATTAGTATATCTATGTAGCCTCTTCTCCTCCAGGATGAAGCACATTTTATGACGCTTTAAGCAAATGAAGCCTCGATTGGAAGAGATATGCAGAGATTACTGATCTTTCCTTGTCGCTAAGAAAGACACGTGACGGTTGTTACAACAGATTATAAGTTTTTCACGGAAAACAGAATCAGGCACAATAATAGGTCCTCATCAACAAAACCCTCTACCTAAGCATATAGACATTTCATGTTTCTTTAATTCAAAACATTTTATTCCACATGATCTTTCTTAGAGAAAGAGCAAAAAGCATTCAAAATGTATTCGAGAATATACCAAAGTAATACGAACATTTTAACCGATTTACCGGAGCAGACTCTCACCTCAAGATCGTCATTGTCTAAGGCCTATGTCAACACTACCGCCACACCTCTCTCGGGTGTTTTGGACTCCCAATGAAGGTCAACGAGGGTGTCACGTAATCACCGGGCAGGCCACGCCTCGCGGTGCCACACTGGCGCGTATATATACCGGCGCCGCAGAGGAAGCGTCAGACTAACTCCCGAGTCGCAACACCAAACACAATGGCTAAGGCTGTAAGCACCCCGCACCCGCCCTGGCCACTGCCCGGCCCTGCATCCACCCCCGCCCCTTTGCACCCACTCACAACATTGCCAATACTGCACAACAACAATTTCATTCACTAAACATCCAAGAAAGGCCAACATCAGATTTGTAACGATACTCACACTATGCAACCGCCACACATCACTAGTCACAATTCTAAAAATCTTGATAAAATACTATTTTTACGTGACTTCTATCAAAGAAATGTAGGATACAGTGATATGTTTCGGTAATTTCGTATAACAGTGAAGAGTCTGATATGTCCAAGTGAATACagatttcctttatatatttagcTCATTCTGCTGCCCCTTTCCCATAGGTCCAAGCAACCCTCGTGTCACCCCTAGGCAGACAAGTGTTGTTTCCTGCCTGTTTAGGGACTAACCCCAAACCTTCCTGCTGCTCCCCGACACCACAGACCCTTCCCCACAAGAGTTACCGTATGACAGCTACTTATTATTCCCTACTTATCGGCTGACCAGCCCCTAGCCTCCCTAGAGCTCACCTTACTCCCcagtcaccccccacccccaagaATTGGCTTATGTCAGCTAGGTAATAGTCCCTACTTATCGGTTGACCAGATCTTAGCCCCCTAGACATCCCGCCGGCAGAGTTACTCCCCCCCCCTTGACTCAGCCCCTTGCCGCAGGTATTCTTCGTGCTCTCCGCGCTCCTGGTGCTGGCCGCCGCCATGCCCGAACCCAAGGCTGAGCCGGAGCCGGAGGCCAAGGCTGAACCCGGATACTTTGGAGGCTACGGCGGCTTTGGCGGCTACGGAGGCTACGGCGGCTACGGAGGTTATGGCGGCTATGGCGGCTTCAGACGcttcggcggctatggcggctatGGCGGCTACGGAGGCTACGGAGGCTACGGTTACTATGGTAAGTCAGTAtgcatatgtgtgtttgtgtgtttacccAGTACTGTTTCTGCCTTCTGACACCACCTCTAAGAGTCTCTGATTGCATACTACTCCATTCCTCCTTTGCCGCTACAATAAAGTTATTTTCTTTAACTTACAAACCACGTGTGATAATAAGTGAGCCTCGCCCGTTCACTCAGCGGCTGAAATGTGTAACGCTACTTTCTCCTTCACAGGTTAACTTCCCGGGCTCCTCGGCAATCACAAGCCAACGCTCTCCGCCTATCATTTAACTTAACAATGATCATTTCCTGTGCCTGCCATCTGACACCATTTCACAACACTGTCTTTCATcaacaataaatattttaaaacaaatttctcattatttttgcccTTTTCATTTCGGCAATTATGTGCTGACGTGAAAAATGTGTACATAACGATACTAAACTGAGCCGTGTCGGCCAGGAGCTGTGGTCCTGTGTGTGTAGTCGTCATGACTTCCCAAGAGGCAGCTAAAACAACAAAGTTTCCGGAACACACCCACCGCCTAAACAATGCCCAGCTTTCTACAACCATTGTTTCCACTACTATACTctcagagagagaaaacgaaagaataaaaggaaacaatgagtGCTGATAATTGTTTTTATTCCTAAAACTTTACAAAACCATCTTATCAAGAACAATAAAACATAATCCACAAAATTGCTTTCAAGTTTGCTACATGCAAAGAGAAAAACCTTGCCTGGTGTGCGCCACACACGCATCAGTCTTCCGCGGACGTAAGTAAACGTCGTCAGCTCGAAGCGTGTACTATACTTAAGTATCATGAAAACTATaatatttatctttcatttcgtatttacaaagaaagaagaggttgTATAATTCTCAGAGGAGGAAATTTAAAGCTCAACTGCACTGAAAAGAAAACTATTTTCAGTACTAAGATCTGCTTTGTGATTCTCTACATGGTCATCTTGGTCATCATGACAGACATTCCAGAGGTGATCCAGTTTTTCCAAATTTACGGAAAACATCTTATTACAAGTTTTAATTATAACCAATTAACTTGACATTTGTACACGAAAGTCTTGCATATGTAATCGCTTTCTTTATTAAGAAAACTGCCCCTCCAACACAGCGGCCCCGTGTCACTCTGAGCGGAGAAGACTGAAACTTCCATGAGAGTGCGCTTTTCACGGcgagtatagaggttttgcagctgacgtcatcagtgggg
The Eriocheir sinensis breed Jianghai 21 chromosome 12, ASM2467909v1, whole genome shotgun sequence DNA segment above includes these coding regions:
- the LOC126997513 gene encoding keratin-associated protein 19-2-like isoform X14; translation: MAKAVFFVLSALLVLAAAMPEPKAEPEAKAEPGYFGGFGGFGGYGGYGGYGGYGGYGGFRRFGGYGGGYGGYGGYGGYGYYG
- the LOC126997513 gene encoding keratin-associated protein 19-2-like isoform X13, whose product is MAKAVFFVLSALLVLAAAMPEPKAEPEAKAEPGYFGGFGGFGGYGGYGGYGGYGGYGGFRRFGGYGGGYGGYGGYGGYGYYG
- the LOC126997513 gene encoding neuropeptide-like protein 31 isoform X10, with the translated sequence MAKAVFFVLSALLVLAAAMPEPKAEPEPEAKAEPGYFGGYGGFGGYGGYGGYGGYGGYGGFRRFGGYGGYGGYGGYGGYGYYG
- the LOC126997513 gene encoding neuropeptide-like protein 31 isoform X11 codes for the protein MAKAVFFVLSALLVLAAAMPEPKAEPEPEAKAEPGYFGGYGGFGGYGGYGGYGGYGGYGGFRRFGGYGGYGGYGGYGGYGYYG